The following coding sequences lie in one Sedimentibacter sp. MB35-C1 genomic window:
- a CDS encoding CTP synthase: protein MPKYIFVTGGVVSSLGKGITAASLGRLLKARGLKVTLQKFDPYLNVDPGTMSPYQHGEVYVTDDGAETDLDLGHYERIVDIDLTKYSSITSGKIYWSVLNKERRGDYLGGTVQVIPHITNEIKHMFKRVAAVNDVDVVITEIGGTVGDIESQPFLEAIRQIRYEVGRENIMYIHVTLLPYLTKAGELKTKPTQHSVKELLSIGIQPDILVCRSEKEISMDLKAKIALFCNVEKQNVIQNSDADSLYDIPLLLEKEGLAKIVCEKFGLNCKEPDLTEWNDMVHCSKNAKHSVKIALVGKYVELKDAYLSVAEALRHAGIDNSSDVEINWVHSEEVNEENYKQMLEGSDGILVPGGFGDRGIDGKILAARYARENKIPFLGICLGMQMAVVEFARDVLNYSDADSTEFNAETKYPLIDIMNDQKDIENKGGTMRLGSYPCRLTEGTKTKEAYGGADMINERHRHRYEFNNEYRKVCEENGLIISGTSPDNKLVEIVELKDHPWFVAAQFHPEFKSRPTRSHPLFKGLIKASIENKK from the coding sequence ATGCCAAAATACATTTTTGTAACAGGAGGAGTTGTATCATCACTGGGGAAAGGAATTACAGCAGCATCATTGGGAAGGTTGCTGAAAGCAAGAGGGTTAAAAGTTACACTTCAGAAGTTTGATCCATATCTCAACGTGGACCCAGGAACAATGAGTCCTTACCAGCATGGTGAAGTGTATGTTACTGATGACGGTGCCGAAACAGATCTGGACTTGGGGCACTACGAAAGAATAGTTGATATAGATTTGACAAAATATTCAAGTATAACATCCGGTAAAATTTACTGGTCTGTTCTGAACAAAGAGAGAAGAGGAGACTACCTTGGAGGAACTGTACAGGTAATTCCTCACATTACAAACGAAATTAAACACATGTTTAAAAGAGTTGCAGCTGTTAATGATGTAGATGTTGTTATAACAGAAATAGGCGGCACAGTGGGAGATATTGAAAGTCAACCATTTTTGGAAGCTATTCGCCAGATCAGATATGAAGTTGGCAGAGAAAATATTATGTATATACATGTTACACTGCTTCCTTATCTGACAAAAGCCGGAGAACTTAAGACAAAACCAACGCAGCACAGTGTTAAGGAGCTGCTGAGTATAGGAATACAGCCTGATATTTTGGTGTGCAGGTCAGAAAAAGAAATAAGTATGGATCTAAAGGCTAAAATTGCACTGTTCTGTAATGTCGAAAAGCAAAATGTAATACAAAACAGTGATGCTGATTCACTGTATGATATACCATTGCTGCTGGAGAAGGAAGGTCTTGCAAAAATAGTTTGCGAAAAATTCGGACTGAATTGTAAGGAACCTGACTTGACAGAATGGAACGATATGGTTCATTGTTCTAAGAATGCTAAGCATAGCGTGAAAATTGCGCTGGTGGGAAAATATGTTGAACTGAAAGATGCGTATCTTTCGGTTGCTGAGGCATTGAGACATGCGGGTATAGACAACTCTTCAGATGTTGAAATTAACTGGGTTCATTCCGAAGAAGTGAATGAAGAAAATTACAAACAGATGCTTGAAGGCAGTGATGGAATATTGGTTCCAGGCGGATTTGGAGACAGAGGAATAGATGGAAAAATACTTGCTGCAAGATATGCTCGTGAAAACAAAATACCATTCTTAGGTATATGCCTTGGAATGCAGATGGCAGTCGTTGAATTTGCAAGAGATGTTTTAAATTACAGCGATGCGGACAGTACAGAATTTAACGCAGAAACAAAGTATCCATTAATAGATATAATGAATGATCAGAAAGATATTGAAAACAAAGGCGGAACCATGAGATTGGGAAGCTATCCGTGCAGACTTACTGAAGGTACAAAGACTAAGGAAGCATACGGCGGTGCGGATATGATAAATGAAAGACATAGACACAGGTACGAGTTCAACAATGAATACAGAAAAGTATGTGAGGAAAACGGCCTGATAATTTCAGGAACATCTCCTGACAATAAGCTTGTTGAAATTGTGGAACTTAAGGATCATCCGTGGTTTGTTGCTGCACAATTCCACCCTGAATTTAAATCAAGACCTACCAGAAGTCATCCTTTGTTCAAAGGGCTTATCAAAGCATCAATTGAAAATAAAAAATAG
- a CDS encoding SPOCS domain-containing protein, with the protein MFKLIGDTFNINEIIDSSSTEVLLESEFALPDNSPDIEKIISTEGKVKINNSEVNDGSVVVDGTLVYNIIYRSNDEDVSVSSMSDKIHFTEEMPFEEAKFGMEALTSAYIDYIEAEPLEERNFIVKAVVLLDTDVINKHPVNFVSNLESDGTFQAKTKNIKYTDKTAELAEEVNINDAVELNKSSGEIAKILKSESEIFITNVDVLDNKMLVEGNCKVGFLYTEDNNISATGHVSEEFPFTHYLEVKNLSDNMIKEIGVSLNDMTYNIAENYDNEKKLIEFNLPFTINAVLYDTEEKNIITDCYSTNSLLSLESDTVNLTSINDIVNKTVKYENNFDVVSGSVKDIYTVDVSPKISERKVYDDKYVVDGYLDVNLLYLNGDINKIDKAYASLPFTAAVDLKEDELNSDISSNVSITKCGAYRKGSNSVIVNCDINVGMKLKNNDEVTIISNITEEGPIDRSKMPSLVFRVVQPGETVWDIAKNYNLSINYLKELNDIPPENALTPGSKLIIARMV; encoded by the coding sequence TTGTTTAAATTAATTGGGGATACTTTTAATATTAATGAGATTATTGATTCAAGTTCTACTGAAGTTTTGTTAGAAAGCGAGTTTGCACTTCCTGATAATTCTCCGGATATAGAAAAAATTATATCAACAGAAGGTAAGGTCAAAATAAACAATTCTGAGGTTAACGACGGTTCTGTTGTTGTGGACGGAACATTAGTCTATAACATTATCTACCGTTCAAATGACGAAGATGTTTCTGTAAGCTCAATGTCGGATAAAATTCATTTTACTGAAGAAATGCCATTTGAAGAAGCAAAATTCGGAATGGAGGCACTGACAAGCGCTTATATTGATTACATAGAAGCAGAACCGCTTGAAGAAAGAAACTTCATTGTGAAAGCTGTTGTATTGCTGGATACTGATGTTATAAACAAACATCCTGTAAATTTTGTTTCAAATCTTGAATCAGACGGAACATTCCAAGCAAAAACAAAAAACATAAAATACACCGATAAAACTGCAGAATTAGCAGAAGAAGTAAACATCAACGATGCCGTTGAGCTGAATAAAAGTTCCGGCGAAATAGCTAAAATCTTAAAGTCGGAATCTGAAATATTTATAACAAATGTTGACGTCCTGGACAATAAAATGCTAGTTGAAGGTAACTGCAAGGTTGGATTCCTTTATACAGAAGACAATAATATTAGCGCTACAGGCCATGTGTCAGAAGAATTCCCGTTCACTCACTATCTTGAAGTCAAAAATTTAAGCGATAACATGATTAAAGAAATCGGTGTTTCTCTTAACGATATGACATATAATATTGCCGAGAACTATGACAATGAGAAAAAACTGATTGAATTCAACCTTCCATTTACAATTAATGCTGTTTTATATGACACAGAAGAAAAAAATATAATAACAGACTGCTATTCCACTAACAGCCTGCTTAGTTTAGAATCTGACACCGTTAATCTCACATCAATAAATGACATTGTAAACAAAACTGTAAAGTATGAAAATAACTTCGATGTTGTTTCTGGCAGTGTTAAGGATATTTATACAGTAGATGTAAGCCCTAAAATTTCCGAAAGAAAAGTTTATGATGACAAATATGTTGTTGACGGTTATCTTGATGTAAATCTGCTCTATTTAAACGGAGACATAAATAAAATTGATAAAGCATATGCTTCTCTTCCTTTTACGGCTGCAGTTGATCTTAAAGAAGATGAACTAAATTCAGATATTTCATCAAATGTAAGCATAACTAAATGCGGAGCTTATAGAAAAGGCAGTAATTCCGTAATTGTTAACTGTGATATAAACGTTGGAATGAAGCTTAAAAACAACGATGAGGTAACAATAATCTCAAACATTACCGAAGAAGGACCTATTGACAGGAGCAAGATGCCCAGCCTGGTTTTCAGAGTTGTTCAACCTGGCGAAACAGTATGGGATATAGCTAAAAATTATAATTTATCAATAAACTATTTAAAAGAACTAAACGATATTCCTCCCGAAAACGCATTAACTCCGGGTTCAAAGCTCATAATTGCCAGAATGGTTTAG
- the dnaB gene encoding replicative DNA helicase, which yields MNLGKVPPHSAEAEQTVLASALIDHIAVEKLMNLLTSEDFYFEANREIFDSIKQIHIQNIPVDVLTLTEELKKRGRIDYIGGYEYLAQLTENIITSKNVEAYCNIIREKSTLRRLISASSEIIEKGYKESDDVQKIIELAESRIFSISQNRSINSFTEIKDVLMTVFNTLEERAMNKGSITGLTTGYEDLDRMTSGLQKSDLILLAARPSMGKTALALNIAMNAVKTGASVALFSLEMSKEQYVQRIISMESMVDSSKLRTGNLDDEDWTRLISTMSTISNFDVFIDDTAAISVFELMSKCRRLKIEKGLDLIVIDYLQLMSDGTNSSNRQQEISNISRGLKALAREMDCPVIALSQLSRAPELRQDHRPIMSDLRESGAIEQDADIVLMLYRDEYYFKEESEKKGITDVIIAKQRNGPVGTVELAWISQYTKFGNIQK from the coding sequence ATGAATTTGGGAAAAGTGCCGCCTCATAGTGCCGAAGCAGAACAGACTGTCCTTGCATCTGCTTTGATTGACCATATTGCTGTTGAAAAGCTTATGAATCTTTTGACTTCAGAAGATTTTTACTTTGAGGCAAACAGGGAAATATTTGATTCAATAAAACAGATTCACATCCAAAATATTCCCGTGGATGTACTTACACTTACAGAGGAGCTTAAAAAAAGAGGCAGAATAGATTATATAGGCGGATATGAATATTTGGCCCAATTAACTGAAAATATAATAACCTCTAAGAATGTTGAGGCATACTGCAATATCATAAGAGAAAAATCAACTCTGAGAAGGCTCATAAGTGCATCAAGCGAGATAATTGAAAAAGGATACAAGGAAAGTGATGATGTCCAGAAGATTATAGAGCTTGCGGAATCTAGAATCTTTTCAATTTCACAAAATCGAAGCATAAATTCTTTTACTGAAATTAAGGATGTCTTGATGACCGTATTTAATACCCTTGAAGAGAGAGCTATGAATAAGGGCAGCATTACAGGGCTTACAACAGGTTATGAAGATTTGGACAGAATGACTTCCGGACTTCAGAAATCAGATCTCATACTTCTGGCTGCTAGGCCTTCCATGGGAAAGACGGCGCTTGCGCTTAATATAGCTATGAATGCGGTTAAGACCGGCGCATCGGTGGCTTTGTTCAGTCTCGAGATGTCCAAGGAACAGTATGTTCAAAGAATTATAAGCATGGAATCCATGGTGGACAGCTCTAAGCTCAGGACAGGCAATCTGGACGATGAAGATTGGACAAGGCTTATTTCAACCATGAGCACCATTTCCAATTTTGATGTTTTTATAGATGATACGGCTGCAATTTCAGTGTTTGAGCTGATGTCTAAATGCAGAAGACTAAAAATAGAAAAAGGGCTTGATTTGATAGTTATTGACTACCTTCAGCTTATGTCTGACGGAACAAATTCCTCCAACAGACAGCAGGAAATTTCTAATATTTCCCGAGGATTGAAGGCTTTGGCAAGAGAAATGGACTGCCCTGTAATAGCGCTGTCGCAGCTGTCACGTGCGCCGGAGCTCAGACAGGATCACAGACCGATTATGTCTGACTTGAGAGAATCAGGAGCAATAGAGCAGGATGCCGACATTGTACTAATGCTGTACAGAGACGAATACTACTTCAAGGAAGAATCCGAAAAAAAAGGAATAACAGATGTTATTATTGCCAAGCAGAGAAACGGACCTGTGGGAACGGTTGAGCTTGCATGGATAAGTCAGTACACAAAATTTGGAAATATTCAGAAATAA
- the rplI gene encoding 50S ribosomal protein L9, which yields MKVILLEDVKNVGKKGNIINAKDGYARNFLFPKNLAIEATPSNLKNLENARKKQEAKENEIFEEAKKLEEELTKLTIVIKTKAGESGKLFGAVTTKEISEIIEKEHGFAIDKKKYDLDEPIKSVGEYFVKIKLHPQVNAKVKVIVTEK from the coding sequence ATGAAAGTAATATTATTGGAAGATGTTAAAAATGTTGGAAAAAAAGGAAACATTATCAATGCGAAAGACGGATATGCAAGAAACTTTCTTTTTCCAAAAAATTTGGCTATAGAAGCTACACCATCAAATCTAAAAAATTTAGAAAATGCCAGAAAAAAACAGGAAGCTAAAGAAAATGAAATATTTGAAGAAGCGAAGAAGTTAGAAGAAGAGCTTACTAAATTAACTATAGTAATTAAGACAAAAGCGGGTGAGAGCGGAAAGCTCTTTGGTGCTGTAACAACAAAAGAGATTTCTGAAATTATTGAAAAAGAGCATGGATTTGCCATTGACAAGAAAAAATATGATTTAGATGAACCTATAAAATCTGTAGGGGAGTACTTTGTAAAAATTAAGCTCCATCCTCAGGTGAACGCTAAAGTAAAAGTTATTGTAACGGAAAAATAA
- a CDS encoding DHH family phosphoesterase, giving the protein MDNKTTPKFLKDDSLIYFSVIILLIVVFFIERMFIYAGIAGLILMGVSAFALRRQVQREKDLKNYIIDYTKNIENLSVNSFYYSPMPVSIIGPYGKIFWFNNKFKELVGDELENIENIDEFIADFPTKTFEGNTEGVINNIELTDSGKTFTIMYYGLEEGRFGESLSYVCYWNENTAFANLKTKYNDERPVVMLVQIDNYDEISEKLDKGEKSAMTAEVEKILNRYASEMNGFVLRYDTAKFLMMIEHSFLENLEAKKFSMLEDVKSLKGGGDFNFTLSIGTGVLAKNLTQLIEYAKGALDVALGRGGDQAVVKRINSVKFYGGKSKAVEKRTKVKARIISYALRQIIDQSSNVIIMGHRVGDMDSLGGSIGVYAVARSRGKKAYIVLNNVNYALKNMHERMKNNEESHYIESLISTEAALNIADQNTLVVVVDTHRPSYTEAPELLSKVDKIVLIDHHRRSEEYIENPLLDYIEPYASSTCELISELVQYMEDHIKLTKFEADALLAGIVLDTNSFTFKTGVRTFEAASFLRRNGADTSDVKELFCESLSSMKKKTEIIEKSEIILGDAAISYIDEISENSNVIAAQSADELLTIKNIKMSFVLVRNKDYINISARSTGPINVQVIMEYLGGGGHLNMAGAQVQTQDMNEAKEMLIEAISHYKKESEKE; this is encoded by the coding sequence TTGGATAATAAGACAACTCCTAAATTTTTGAAAGATGACAGTTTAATTTATTTTTCGGTTATTATTCTTTTAATAGTTGTTTTCTTCATTGAGCGCATGTTTATATATGCAGGGATTGCAGGACTTATTTTGATGGGAGTGTCTGCTTTTGCTCTCAGAAGACAAGTGCAAAGAGAAAAAGATCTGAAAAATTACATAATAGACTATACAAAAAATATTGAAAATCTATCCGTAAATTCATTTTATTATTCTCCAATGCCTGTAAGCATAATAGGACCATACGGTAAAATTTTCTGGTTCAACAATAAGTTCAAGGAGCTTGTGGGAGATGAGCTGGAGAATATTGAAAACATTGATGAGTTTATTGCAGATTTTCCTACAAAAACATTTGAAGGCAATACGGAAGGAGTCATAAATAACATAGAATTAACCGATTCCGGGAAAACTTTTACTATAATGTACTATGGGCTTGAAGAGGGAAGATTTGGAGAAAGTCTATCATATGTGTGTTATTGGAATGAAAACACGGCGTTTGCAAACCTGAAGACAAAGTATAATGATGAACGTCCTGTGGTAATGCTTGTACAGATAGATAATTACGATGAAATATCAGAAAAACTTGACAAGGGTGAAAAGTCCGCCATGACTGCGGAGGTTGAGAAAATACTTAACAGATATGCTTCTGAGATGAATGGATTTGTTTTGCGATATGATACGGCAAAATTCCTGATGATGATAGAGCACAGCTTCCTAGAAAATTTGGAAGCAAAGAAATTTTCGATGCTGGAGGATGTTAAGTCGCTTAAAGGCGGAGGAGACTTTAATTTTACCCTTAGTATAGGTACGGGCGTATTGGCAAAAAATCTTACACAGCTTATTGAATACGCAAAGGGCGCTTTGGATGTTGCATTGGGCAGAGGCGGCGACCAGGCCGTTGTTAAAAGAATAAATTCTGTTAAATTTTACGGGGGTAAAAGTAAAGCTGTTGAAAAAAGAACAAAGGTAAAGGCAAGAATTATTTCCTATGCCTTGAGGCAGATAATTGACCAAAGTTCAAATGTTATTATTATGGGACACAGGGTTGGTGATATGGACAGTCTGGGCGGTTCCATAGGAGTATATGCAGTTGCGAGAAGCAGGGGTAAAAAAGCATATATAGTTTTAAATAATGTAAATTATGCATTGAAAAATATGCACGAAAGAATGAAAAATAATGAAGAAAGCCATTATATTGAATCCTTGATAAGTACAGAAGCTGCATTAAACATAGCAGATCAGAATACGCTTGTTGTTGTTGTTGATACACACAGACCAAGTTATACAGAAGCACCTGAGCTTTTAAGCAAGGTGGATAAAATTGTGCTGATTGATCATCACAGAAGAAGTGAAGAATATATTGAAAATCCGCTTCTTGACTATATAGAGCCATATGCGTCCTCAACCTGCGAGCTTATATCAGAACTTGTGCAATATATGGAAGACCACATTAAACTCACTAAATTTGAGGCAGATGCACTTTTGGCGGGAATTGTACTGGATACAAATTCTTTTACGTTTAAAACGGGAGTAAGAACTTTTGAAGCTGCGTCGTTCTTGAGAAGAAACGGTGCTGACACATCAGATGTAAAGGAACTTTTCTGCGAAAGTCTGAGCTCCATGAAAAAGAAAACGGAGATAATTGAAAAATCTGAGATAATACTAGGAGATGCAGCGATTTCATATATAGATGAAATTTCAGAAAACAGCAATGTTATAGCTGCACAGAGCGCTGATGAGCTGCTTACCATTAAAAATATTAAAATGAGCTTTGTTCTTGTAAGGAACAAAGATTATATAAATATAAGCGCCCGTTCCACAGGACCTATTAATGTTCAGGTAATTATGGAGTATTTAGGCGGAGGCGGCCACTTAAACATGGCCGGAGCCCAGGTACAGACACAAGATATGAACGAGGCGAAAGAAATGCTGATAGAAGCGATATCTCATTATAAAAAGGAGAGCGAGAAAGAATGA
- a CDS encoding YybS family protein: MNRNKKTSSITETAMIIGILVIISLISSFVPISMIFYPTPAIILAKRRGIKYSALALLAADIIIALFLGAATGFMYLVLYTPFSIALTYGVYRDKKAEKTLMYGAAAYMSSFVLLVLMMDSIMGINLVEQLKLIYVEGYSKVEEVFSSMPSGLSVDENLDKLAAMKETTEFMLSNLFPVMVVTASVAGSYFNYLIAEKFSKRFSIGINKLVKFSYFSFPRSFMMAMAALLLCSYLLTVLNFNVGVIQLNLFALVFISMTVQGFSVIKFFLDKYQRSRALKNFLIVVVIYMTFVFSGFMLMVVLVGLLDLTINLRKINKTV, encoded by the coding sequence ATGAATAGAAATAAAAAAACATCAAGTATAACAGAAACAGCGATGATAATTGGAATTCTTGTTATTATATCACTTATTTCGTCATTTGTTCCAATAAGCATGATTTTTTATCCAACCCCAGCAATAATACTTGCAAAAAGAAGGGGCATTAAATATTCAGCACTTGCGCTGCTGGCAGCAGATATTATAATTGCATTATTTTTAGGGGCAGCCACAGGATTCATGTACTTGGTTTTATACACTCCGTTTTCCATAGCTCTGACTTATGGTGTGTATCGTGATAAAAAGGCCGAAAAGACTTTGATGTACGGTGCTGCTGCATACATGTCCTCGTTTGTTTTGCTGGTATTGATGATGGATTCGATAATGGGGATTAATCTTGTTGAACAGCTTAAATTGATTTATGTAGAAGGCTATTCAAAGGTTGAAGAAGTATTTTCCTCCATGCCCAGCGGATTGAGTGTTGATGAGAACTTGGATAAATTGGCGGCAATGAAGGAAACTACGGAATTTATGCTTTCAAATTTATTTCCTGTTATGGTTGTAACGGCATCTGTTGCAGGATCGTATTTTAATTACTTGATTGCTGAAAAGTTTTCGAAAAGATTTTCAATAGGAATTAACAAGCTTGTAAAATTCAGCTATTTTTCATTTCCGAGATCGTTTATGATGGCAATGGCAGCACTGCTTTTGTGCTCATATCTTCTCACTGTTTTGAATTTCAATGTCGGGGTAATACAGCTTAATTTGTTTGCCCTGGTTTTTATATCAATGACAGTGCAAGGATTTTCGGTCATTAAATTTTTTCTGGATAAATATCAGAGATCCAGGGCCTTGAAAAATTTTCTTATAGTTGTGGTTATATATATGACATTTGTATTTTCAGGTTTTATGTTAATGGTTGTGCTTGTGGGACTTTTGGATTTAACAATAAATTTGAGAAAAATAAATAAGACAGTATAA
- a CDS encoding sigma-54-dependent Fis family transcriptional regulator has product MSLLMDIRTELMHVVEALHAVTNIDIIVVDNNLERVVSTVKHSDRFVTSAPENSAFHKCLITGEHYFIEDPRNDRVCMECTNMINCKELIEFCLPIKYDGNIIGVLGMCTCDETAKRSLMLNRGSYVNFESRLSELISTMLNEKSVMRMLEYRSSEMGTLINSLSNGIIVINNNKHIVTTNKYINEKMDVDIKNLPSLKELITERAYSLLSSKNFNSVEGPFKMGDMQFIISANPIIVNEKKEGTILVLSDFEKMKESVLESNRKMDLITFDDIVGESEVLLQARREAVQVADNDASVLIYGETGTGKEVFSRAIHNLSKRKNNAFIALNCGAIPENLIESELFGYEKGSFTGASSTGKMGKFELCKDGTLFLDEIGDLPFLMQVKLNRALEEKEILRVGGSMPIKVNPRIISATHKNLNSMVEKKLFRDDLFYRLNVVPIYLPPLRERGYDVIILSRYFLNHFSKSYCKDITGFSTEAEALLLKYKFPGNIRELRNLVEYAVIFEHGSKIGAENIKKKIGASSDADTAKLSDLTRAFEKSVIENKIKKLGDDLDAKKEAAKQLGISIATLYRKLEG; this is encoded by the coding sequence ATGAGTTTGCTTATGGACATAAGGACAGAGCTGATGCATGTTGTTGAAGCGCTTCACGCGGTGACAAATATTGATATAATAGTGGTTGATAATAATCTTGAGAGAGTAGTATCCACTGTTAAACACAGTGATAGGTTTGTAACCAGTGCTCCGGAAAATTCCGCATTTCACAAATGCTTAATAACAGGAGAGCATTATTTTATTGAAGATCCCAGAAATGATCGTGTTTGCATGGAGTGCACAAATATGATTAATTGTAAGGAACTCATTGAATTTTGCCTTCCTATTAAATATGATGGCAATATTATAGGGGTGTTGGGAATGTGCACCTGCGATGAAACGGCTAAGAGAAGCCTTATGCTTAACAGGGGAAGCTATGTGAATTTTGAAAGCAGGCTCAGTGAATTGATTTCCACTATGCTGAACGAAAAAAGTGTTATGAGGATGTTGGAATATCGATCGTCTGAAATGGGAACATTAATTAATTCTCTTAGCAATGGTATAATTGTAATAAATAATAATAAGCATATTGTAACAACAAATAAATATATTAATGAAAAAATGGATGTAGATATAAAGAACCTTCCTTCATTGAAAGAGCTTATTACAGAAAGGGCATACAGTTTGCTTTCTTCAAAAAATTTTAATTCGGTTGAAGGACCTTTCAAAATGGGAGACATGCAATTTATAATAAGTGCAAATCCTATTATAGTAAATGAAAAAAAAGAAGGTACAATTCTTGTGTTGTCTGATTTTGAAAAAATGAAGGAATCCGTGCTTGAGTCCAACAGAAAAATGGACTTGATAACATTCGATGACATAGTTGGCGAGAGCGAGGTGCTCCTTCAGGCAAGAAGAGAAGCGGTTCAGGTTGCAGATAACGATGCATCTGTTTTAATTTATGGAGAGACAGGCACCGGTAAAGAGGTGTTTTCAAGAGCTATACATAATCTTAGCAAAAGAAAAAACAATGCTTTTATTGCACTTAACTGCGGTGCAATTCCGGAAAATTTAATAGAAAGTGAACTTTTCGGCTACGAAAAAGGATCTTTTACAGGGGCGAGTTCAACAGGAAAGATGGGAAAATTTGAATTGTGTAAGGACGGAACATTATTTTTGGATGAAATAGGAGACTTGCCATTTTTGATGCAGGTAAAACTTAACAGAGCTCTTGAGGAAAAAGAAATCCTGAGAGTCGGCGGCAGTATGCCTATTAAGGTGAATCCCAGAATAATATCCGCAACGCATAAAAATTTGAATTCCATGGTTGAAAAAAAACTTTTCAGAGATGATCTGTTTTACAGACTGAATGTGGTGCCTATATATCTTCCTCCGCTGAGAGAAAGAGGATATGACGTAATAATATTGTCCAGATATTTTTTGAATCATTTTTCGAAATCGTACTGCAAGGATATAACAGGTTTTTCTACGGAAGCAGAGGCGCTTCTTTTGAAGTATAAATTTCCGGGGAATATAAGAGAACTCAGAAATCTTGTAGAGTATGCCGTAATATTTGAACATGGAAGCAAAATAGGTGCGGAAAATATTAAAAAGAAAATAGGAGCTTCTTCTGATGCTGATACTGCCAAGCTTTCTGATTTAACCAGAGCTTTTGAAAAGTCTGTTATTGAAAATAAAATTAAAAAGCTGGGAGATGATCTTGATGCAAAAAAAGAAGCAGCTAAACAGCTTGGTATAAGTATTGCTACATTGTATAGAAAACTTGAAGGCTAA